A section of the Clostridium felsineum DSM 794 genome encodes:
- a CDS encoding transposase produces MVSRKHGISKSTIFTWIKESKNKNEIKLKPGRKTLVEGKKELEGEITEVTKENDHLKKLLGEKDLEIAILKDLIKKSNPQLKIK; encoded by the coding sequence TTGGTATCAAGGAAACATGGAATATCAAAATCAACAATATTTACATGGATAAAAGAATCTAAGAATAAAAATGAAATAAAACTAAAACCAGGTAGAAAAACTTTAGTTGAGGGAAAAAAAGAACTTGAAGGCGAAATTACAGAAGTAACAAAAGAGAATGATCATCTAAAAAAACTTTTAGGTGAAAAAGATTTGGAAATTGCAATTCTTAAAGACTTAATAAAAAAATCAAACCCTCAATTAAAGATAAAGTAG
- a CDS encoding IS3 family transposase, whose translation MKPSIKDKVEIAKKYINQGYSVSFVLKIVKLGKSTYYYNLSVEGKEKIKPKGGKPKGYSINKENKIICDGQIKEFIMESINGDAINYGYRKITYHLRKYYNLIINHKKIYRLCKELNILKNQRVIKPKIKRTIAINRIISASNQLWEMDIKYGYIHGEDKFFYLLNLIDIFDRCIVGYYIGLHCEAKDAAALLRQCLIKRNLFEEEAEKPIIRTDNGPQFVSYKFSKCCDEIKVEHERIPVKTPNKNAHVESFHRILEDECLKINEFQTYAEAYETVNEFMEFYNNRRLHSSLKFMSPNEFYNLYFGEKQTNIKMRV comes from the coding sequence ATCAAACCCTCAATTAAAGATAAAGTAGAAATAGCTAAAAAATATATTAATCAAGGCTATAGTGTATCCTTTGTACTAAAAATAGTTAAGCTTGGTAAATCAACATATTATTATAATTTAAGTGTAGAAGGAAAAGAAAAGATAAAACCTAAAGGTGGAAAACCTAAGGGATATAGCATAAATAAAGAAAATAAAATAATATGTGATGGACAAATTAAAGAATTTATAATGGAATCAATTAATGGCGATGCCATTAATTATGGTTATAGAAAAATAACCTATCATTTAAGAAAATACTATAATCTTATAATTAATCATAAGAAGATTTATAGACTCTGTAAAGAACTTAATATACTTAAAAATCAAAGGGTAATTAAGCCTAAAATAAAAAGAACTATTGCAATTAATAGAATTATATCCGCTTCAAATCAGCTCTGGGAAATGGATATAAAATATGGGTATATTCATGGTGAGGATAAATTTTTTTATCTGCTAAACTTAATTGATATTTTTGACAGATGTATTGTTGGCTATTATATAGGCTTACACTGTGAAGCTAAAGATGCAGCAGCCTTATTAAGACAGTGTTTAATAAAAAGAAATTTATTTGAAGAAGAAGCAGAAAAACCTATAATACGAACAGATAATGGTCCACAATTTGTAAGCTATAAGTTTAGTAAATGCTGTGATGAAATCAAGGTAGAGCATGAAAGAATACCTGTAAAAACACCCAATAAAAATGCACATGTAGAATCATTTCATAGAATTCTTGAAGATGAATGTTTGAAAATCAATGAATTTCAAACTTATGCAGAAGCATATGAAACAGTAAACGAATTCATGGAATTTTATAACAATAGGCGTCTTCATTCAAGTTTGAAATTTATGTCACCAAATGAGTTTTATAATCTTTATTTTGGAGAAAAACAAACTAATATTAAGATGAGGGTCTAA
- a CDS encoding carboxylesterase family protein → MYRKSYWKQDDYELWNKMSDYLINFAKIGNPNSNNLNKWESYDGSMSFINFGDSISTITFSKEKMHFWEGYYKSVLGI, encoded by the coding sequence ATATATAGGAAGTCATATTGGAAACAAGACGATTATGAATTATGGAATAAAATGTCAGATTACTTAATTAATTTTGCTAAAATTGGAAATCCAAATAGTAATAATCTTAATAAATGGGAATCGTATGATGGAAGTATGTCTTTCATAAATTTTGGGGATTCAATATCTACTATAACATTTAGCAAAGAAAAGATGCATTTTTGGGAGGGATATTATAAAAGTGTACTTGGAATATAA
- a CDS encoding FAD-dependent oxidoreductase → MVILHYVLKKCGFDGVEIHGGHGYLITQFLSPFSNKRVDEYGGSFFNRARFALEIINDIRKKCGNDFIVGIRISADEMVEGGLTIEDSKSIVPYFEEAGVDLINVSVGNYLSIDLNVASSYVNHGWFVNMAKEIKDVCNIPVIAVSRINDPILANNIIRSGKADFTAMGRASLADPDMSNKAKEGKFDKIRRCIGCNHGCLGSLFKDQDVKCVLNPTLGKELTSVIEPTKIPKNVAIIGAGPAGLEAAMSAKKAGHNVTVYEKGNHAGGQFYLAAMPPCKGEITDFIVWQTNQCKKLNIPIKYNTEVTIEFMKKEKPDVIILATGASPFKPPIKGIENSNVVLANDILDGKVFPGSKCVVIGGGQVGAETANFLGQQLRDVSVLEMGPKIAPEEAIGPRWQLIHDLETREVKLYTSIKVTEITKNSVKAVGNTEIKFPADTVVIATGSRPVNELKDKLVNAGFDVKVIGDANKVGLVMDATSQGFEAGRFI, encoded by the coding sequence TAGATGAATATGGTGGAAGTTTCTTTAATCGCGCACGTTTTGCACTTGAAATCATTAACGATATTAGAAAAAAATGCGGCAATGACTTTATTGTTGGTATACGTATTTCTGCTGATGAAATGGTTGAAGGTGGACTTACAATCGAAGATAGTAAATCAATCGTTCCTTACTTTGAAGAAGCAGGCGTAGACCTTATCAACGTTTCTGTGGGAAACTATTTATCTATAGATTTAAACGTAGCCTCTTCTTATGTGAATCACGGATGGTTTGTTAATATGGCAAAAGAAATTAAAGATGTTTGCAATATTCCTGTAATTGCTGTTTCTAGAATTAACGACCCAATATTAGCAAATAATATTATTCGTTCTGGTAAAGCTGATTTTACCGCTATGGGACGTGCTTCCTTAGCTGATCCAGATATGTCAAACAAAGCAAAGGAAGGTAAATTTGATAAAATTCGCCGCTGTATTGGCTGTAATCATGGATGTTTAGGAAGTTTGTTTAAAGATCAGGATGTTAAATGTGTTTTAAATCCTACATTAGGTAAAGAATTAACTTCTGTAATTGAACCTACAAAAATCCCCAAAAATGTTGCTATAATTGGTGCTGGTCCCGCTGGACTAGAGGCTGCTATGAGTGCAAAAAAAGCTGGTCATAACGTAACTGTATACGAAAAAGGAAATCATGCAGGCGGACAATTTTATTTAGCTGCTATGCCACCATGTAAAGGTGAAATTACTGATTTCATTGTATGGCAAACTAACCAATGTAAAAAATTAAATATTCCAATTAAATATAATACTGAAGTCACTATTGAATTTATGAAAAAAGAGAAACCAGATGTAATTATTTTAGCTACAGGTGCTTCTCCATTCAAACCACCTATTAAAGGAATTGAAAATAGTAACGTTGTACTTGCTAATGATATTCTTGATGGTAAGGTATTTCCTGGTTCAAAATGTGTAGTAATTGGTGGTGGTCAAGTTGGAGCTGAAACAGCAAACTTTCTAGGTCAACAACTTAGAGATGTTTCTGTACTTGAAATGGGTCCTAAAATTGCTCCTGAAGAAGCTATAGGACCTAGATGGCAATTAATCCATGATTTAGAAACCCGTGAGGTGAAATTATATACAAGTATAAAAGTAACAGAAATTACCAAAAATTCTGTTAAAGCTGTAGGAAACACTGAAATAAAATTTCCTGCCGACACAGTTGTTATTGCTACTGGTTCTAGACCTGTAAATGAATTAAAAGATAAATTAGTTAATGCTGGCTTTGATGTTAAAGTAATTGGTGATGCAAACAAAGTTGGGCTTGTTATGGATGCAACATCTCAAGGCTTTGAGGCTGGTAGATTTATTTAA